One region of Streptomyces capillispiralis genomic DNA includes:
- a CDS encoding helix-turn-helix domain-containing protein — protein MGMSTQAAWVSRQSLDQVSCHRLSVRAARLAQGWSLETPAARSGVSKGMLVHIEQGRTNPCIGTMCRLTDALGTALSRLVETSELPLARVVRAGEGACPWRSEHSPGRAGCDPPERRSPRIARERRNAVGHRRSRWPAAFRRPGVRPGR, from the coding sequence ATGGGGATGTCGACCCAGGCTGCGTGGGTTTCGCGACAGAGTCTGGACCAGGTGTCTTGTCATCGCTTGTCGGTGCGCGCTGCGCGGTTGGCCCAGGGGTGGTCCCTGGAGACTCCGGCCGCTCGCTCCGGGGTCAGTAAGGGCATGCTCGTGCACATCGAGCAGGGACGTACGAACCCGTGTATCGGCACGATGTGCAGGCTGACGGATGCCCTGGGAACGGCCCTGTCCCGGCTGGTCGAGACCTCGGAGCTGCCGTTGGCCCGTGTGGTCCGGGCCGGGGAGGGGGCGTGTCCGTGGCGTAGTGAGCACAGTCCCGGGCGGGCTGGCTGTGACCCGCCGGAGCGCCGGAGCCCCCGAATCGCCCGGGAACGCCGGAACGCCGTCGGCCACCGTCGATCACGGTGGCCGGCGGCGTTCCGAAGGCCTGGGGTCAGGCCTGGTCGGTGA
- a CDS encoding class I SAM-dependent methyltransferase translates to MFSPEGPRLRELAVQALSSVERGYDLLAPKFDHTPFRTPDSVLDATASALWRAGPFGSGLDLCCGTGAGVDVLRQVCEETVTAVDFSAGMLDVARARTRPAGPPVTWVRADARALPFGPVFDLVVSFGAFGHFLPRELPGLFAQVHSVLRPGGRFVFPVVAPPRPGSLTHGMLLGFDAAMRVRNAVRRPPFVMYYRAVRFGDWERALTRSGFLVEYWALPEFGWRRDGSPRVRLVVARRPEA, encoded by the coding sequence ATGTTCAGCCCCGAAGGCCCCCGCCTGCGTGAACTGGCCGTCCAAGCGCTGTCGTCCGTGGAACGCGGCTACGACCTCCTCGCGCCGAAGTTCGACCACACCCCCTTCCGTACGCCCGACTCGGTGCTCGACGCCACCGCCTCGGCGTTGTGGCGGGCGGGCCCCTTCGGCTCCGGGCTCGATCTGTGCTGCGGCACGGGGGCGGGCGTCGACGTGCTGAGGCAGGTCTGCGAGGAGACCGTCACCGCGGTGGACTTCAGCGCCGGCATGCTGGACGTCGCGCGGGCGCGCACCCGGCCGGCGGGGCCACCGGTCACCTGGGTGCGGGCGGACGCCCGGGCGCTGCCGTTCGGGCCGGTCTTCGACCTGGTGGTGAGTTTCGGGGCGTTCGGACACTTCCTGCCGCGGGAGCTTCCGGGCCTGTTCGCGCAGGTCCACTCGGTGCTGCGACCGGGCGGGCGCTTCGTCTTCCCCGTGGTGGCCCCGCCCCGGCCCGGCTCGCTCACCCACGGGATGCTGCTGGGATTCGACGCCGCGATGCGGGTGCGCAACGCCGTCCGGCGTCCGCCGTTCGTCATGTACTACCGCGCCGTCCGCTTCGGCGACTGGGAGCGCGCGCTGACCCGGTCCGGCTTCCTGGTGGAGTACTGGGCGCTGCCCGAGTTCGGGTGGCGACGGGACGGCAGTCCCAGGGTCCGGCTGGTCGTGGCGCGGCGGCCCGAGGCGTAA
- a CDS encoding GntR family transcriptional regulator produces the protein MARTTPHDHPLAEGEPLYRRIATELLGELRDGTIPPGERLPGERHLAEHFGVSRETIRQALQALRRDGLVATDRRGSHATLPGLPVETPASSGFPVGARWAARSAVTRATVTWEAPPPGHAEALLVAPARPTLVHRYWAVSADGRELRTAVTSFSAVALAEVEELGRYRDRADGTGAAELRRAYDWMRRAGLTLHHRDTITRIAGTPSVRVTRRVHDQHARPLEITELVMDAQQDALVYEFTVPAAL, from the coding sequence ATGGCCCGCACCACCCCGCACGACCACCCGCTCGCCGAAGGGGAGCCCCTCTACCGGCGGATCGCGACGGAACTGCTCGGCGAGCTGCGCGACGGGACGATACCGCCCGGCGAACGCCTCCCCGGCGAGCGGCACCTGGCCGAGCACTTCGGTGTCAGCCGGGAGACCATACGGCAGGCGCTGCAGGCCCTGCGCCGGGACGGACTGGTCGCCACCGACCGGCGGGGCAGCCATGCGACGCTGCCCGGCCTGCCGGTGGAGACCCCCGCGTCCTCCGGCTTCCCGGTCGGCGCCCGGTGGGCCGCCCGGTCCGCGGTCACCCGGGCCACCGTCACCTGGGAGGCTCCGCCGCCCGGGCACGCCGAGGCGCTGCTGGTGGCCCCCGCCCGGCCGACGCTGGTCCACCGCTACTGGGCCGTGTCGGCCGACGGCCGGGAACTGCGGACGGCCGTGACATCGTTTTCCGCCGTGGCCCTCGCGGAGGTCGAGGAGCTGGGCCGCTACCGCGACCGCGCCGACGGCACGGGCGCCGCCGAGCTGCGGCGGGCCTACGACTGGATGCGCCGGGCGGGGCTGACCCTGCACCACCGCGACACGATCACCCGGATCGCGGGGACACCGTCGGTCCGGGTCACCCGGCGGGTGCACGACCAGCACGCCCGCCCGCTGGAGATCACCGAGCTGGTCATGGACGCCCAACAGGACGCCCTGGTCTACGAGTTCACGGTGCCGGCCGCGCTCTGA
- a CDS encoding acetylxylan esterase produces MALFDLPLDELREYRSTSPAPEDFDAFWSKTLQEAREHDLDARFEPVDTGLSTVRVFDVTFAGFGGHPVKGWLTLPAGAEADAPLPLVVEFIGYGGGRGLPHEHLLWASTGRAHFVMDTRGQGSAWGAGGGTEDPVGGGPAYPGFMTRGIDAPENYYYRRVFTDAVRAVEAARSHPLTDASRTVAVGASQGGGITLAVGGLVPDLAGVAPDVPFLCDFPRAATLTDRHPYREIGLYLKTHRGRTGEALRTLSYFDGVHFAARGSAPALFSAALEDQTCPPSTVFGAFNAWAHEDKAIEVYDFNDHEGGGPFQEAAKLRWMRSYI; encoded by the coding sequence ATGGCCCTGTTCGACCTCCCGCTCGACGAACTCCGCGAGTACCGCAGCACGTCCCCGGCGCCCGAGGACTTCGACGCGTTCTGGTCCAAGACGCTCCAGGAGGCACGCGAGCACGACCTGGACGCCCGTTTCGAGCCGGTCGACACCGGGCTGTCCACGGTGCGGGTCTTCGACGTGACGTTCGCCGGGTTCGGCGGCCACCCGGTCAAGGGCTGGCTGACGCTGCCCGCCGGCGCCGAAGCCGACGCCCCGCTGCCGCTGGTGGTGGAGTTCATCGGTTACGGCGGTGGCCGCGGGCTGCCCCACGAGCACCTGCTGTGGGCGTCCACGGGCCGCGCCCACTTCGTGATGGACACCCGGGGCCAGGGCAGCGCCTGGGGTGCCGGCGGCGGCACCGAGGACCCGGTGGGCGGCGGGCCGGCGTACCCCGGGTTCATGACGCGCGGGATCGACGCGCCCGAGAACTACTACTACCGCCGGGTGTTCACGGATGCCGTGCGCGCGGTGGAGGCGGCGCGGTCGCACCCGCTGACCGACGCGAGCCGCACGGTGGCCGTCGGCGCCAGTCAGGGCGGCGGCATCACCCTCGCCGTGGGCGGACTGGTCCCGGACCTGGCGGGCGTCGCGCCCGACGTGCCCTTCCTGTGCGACTTCCCGCGCGCGGCGACGCTCACGGACCGGCACCCGTACCGGGAGATCGGCCTCTACCTCAAGACGCACCGCGGCCGCACCGGGGAGGCGCTGCGCACCCTGTCCTACTTCGACGGCGTGCACTTCGCCGCCCGCGGCAGTGCGCCCGCCCTGTTCTCGGCGGCCCTGGAGGACCAGACCTGCCCGCCGTCGACGGTCTTCGGGGCGTTCAACGCCTGGGCCCACGAGGACAAGGCGATCGAGGTGTACGACTTCAACGACCACGAGGGCGGCGGCCCCTTCCAGGAGGCGGCCAAGCTGCGCTGGATGCGGTCGTACATCTGA
- a CDS encoding ferredoxin reductase codes for MTRTTRTTRTTPSTPPAPERFTPPTRFAVPGRVGVSEQAASVWRTATLTGIRRETPRAATFRFAVPGWPGHVPGQHLMLRLTAEDGYTAQRHYSIASAPDDSGHVELTLDHVEGGEVSGWFHTVARPGDRVEVRGPLSGFFAWPGDRPALLVGAGSGVVPLMSMVRHHRARGLALPLRLLVSARSPEELIYARELGAETTTVFTRSAPEGVAVGRMAAAHVAPLMAEPPPGGWEAYVCGSNSFAEHASRLLVAAGQPVDRIRIERFG; via the coding sequence ATGACGCGGACGACGCGGACGACGCGGACGACGCCGTCGACACCGCCCGCACCGGAGCGCTTCACCCCGCCGACGCGGTTCGCCGTGCCCGGACGCGTCGGTGTGAGCGAGCAGGCCGCCTCCGTGTGGCGGACGGCCACACTGACCGGGATCCGCCGGGAGACCCCGCGCGCGGCGACGTTCCGGTTCGCGGTGCCCGGCTGGCCGGGCCACGTGCCCGGCCAGCACCTGATGCTGCGGCTGACCGCCGAGGACGGTTACACGGCCCAGCGCCACTACTCGATCGCGTCCGCTCCCGACGACTCGGGGCACGTCGAGCTGACCCTGGACCATGTCGAGGGCGGCGAGGTGTCGGGCTGGTTCCACACGGTGGCCCGGCCCGGTGACCGGGTCGAGGTGCGCGGCCCGCTCAGCGGTTTCTTCGCCTGGCCCGGCGACCGGCCCGCGCTGCTGGTGGGCGCGGGCTCCGGTGTGGTCCCGCTGATGTCGATGGTGCGGCACCACCGGGCCCGGGGCCTGGCCCTGCCGCTGCGGCTGCTGGTGTCGGCGCGAAGTCCCGAGGAGCTGATCTACGCGCGGGAGCTGGGCGCGGAGACCACGACGGTGTTCACACGGAGCGCGCCGGAGGGTGTGGCCGTCGGACGTATGGCGGCCGCACATGTGGCGCCGCTGATGGCCGAACCGCCTCCCGGTGGGTGGGAGGCCTATGTGTGTGGCTCCAATTCCTTCGCCGAACATGCCTCAAGACTGCTGGTGGCGGCCGGGCAGCCGGTGGACCGGATCCGCATCGAGCGCTTCGGCTGA
- a CDS encoding sulfite oxidase-like oxidoreductase, with product MNITRGFTGRPRVDHPGLPPGQYDAGDEWPVLSAEVTPDLAPADWTFRIDGMVAEPRTWDWEQAHALPASAYEGAIHCVTSWSKFGVRFGGVSLDAFLDVVRPHGSATHVVAYAHTGYTTSLPLADVTGGRAWIAWEYDGRPLPAEHGGPARLLVPHLYFWKSAKWIAGLRLLDHDEPGFWEGNGYHARGNPWEEQRYSGD from the coding sequence GTGAACATCACCCGAGGCTTCACCGGCCGCCCCCGCGTGGACCATCCCGGTCTGCCGCCCGGTCAGTACGACGCGGGCGACGAATGGCCCGTCCTGTCCGCCGAGGTCACCCCCGACCTCGCGCCCGCCGACTGGACGTTCCGGATCGACGGGATGGTGGCCGAGCCCCGCACCTGGGACTGGGAGCAGGCACACGCGCTGCCGGCCTCGGCGTACGAGGGCGCCATCCACTGTGTGACGAGCTGGTCGAAGTTCGGGGTGCGGTTCGGCGGTGTCTCGCTCGACGCCTTCCTGGATGTGGTCCGACCTCATGGGTCGGCGACACATGTGGTCGCGTACGCGCACACCGGGTACACCACCAGCCTGCCGCTCGCCGATGTGACCGGCGGCCGGGCCTGGATCGCCTGGGAGTACGACGGCCGGCCGCTGCCCGCCGAGCACGGCGGCCCGGCGCGGCTGCTGGTGCCGCACCTGTACTTCTGGAAGAGCGCCAAGTGGATCGCGGGGCTCCGGCTCCTCGACCACGACGAGCCGGGCTTCTGGGAGGGCAACGGCTACCACGCGCGCGGCAACCCCTGGGAGGAGCAGCGGTACTCCGGTGACTGA
- a CDS encoding MarR family winged helix-turn-helix transcriptional regulator, whose product MDAAEAVEAIQREMTVFARRARASAGRMHPELSLVSYTLLGHLETSGGRRATDLAAHYALDKSTVSRQVTALERAGLVERRPDPEDHRVQVVRLTPAGRSVLDRVTESRRAAFGERLTDWPEADLCRFAGYLERYNAWPGSGAEPGSGAEPGSGAERPARP is encoded by the coding sequence ATGGACGCAGCCGAGGCCGTGGAGGCCATCCAGCGCGAGATGACGGTCTTCGCGCGCCGGGCCCGCGCGTCCGCCGGGCGCATGCACCCGGAGCTGTCGCTGGTGTCGTACACGCTGCTCGGGCACCTGGAGACGAGCGGCGGCCGCCGGGCCACCGACCTGGCCGCCCACTACGCGCTGGACAAGTCGACGGTGAGCCGCCAGGTGACCGCCCTGGAGCGGGCCGGGCTCGTCGAGCGGCGCCCGGATCCGGAGGACCACCGGGTGCAGGTGGTGCGGCTGACGCCGGCCGGCCGGAGCGTCCTGGACCGGGTGACCGAGAGCCGCCGGGCCGCCTTCGGGGAGCGGCTCACGGACTGGCCGGAGGCGGACCTGTGCCGGTTCGCCGGGTATCTGGAGCGCTACAACGCGTGGCCCGGCTCCGGGGCGGAGCCCGGCTCCGGGGCGGAGCCCGGCTCCGGGGCGGAGCGGCCCGCGCGGCCGTGA
- a CDS encoding putative protein N(5)-glutamine methyltransferase, translating to MPHTPSPSPSSPPPASSPDAVVAALRAAGCVFAEDEAELILDAARTPRDVAAMVRRRAAGLPLELVVGWAKFHGRRITVEPGVFVPRRRTEFLVEQALAQSPAAAVVVDLCCGSGAVGAALAAGLGDVALHAADIDPAAVRCARRNVAPLGGQVHRGDLFEALPEELRGRVDILAANVPYVPSDEIGLLPPEARDHEPRVALDGGADGLDVLRRVAAGAPGWLAPGGCLLVETGRGQAPAAVDAFTTAGLRTRLAVCEERYAHVVVGVQP from the coding sequence TTGCCGCACACGCCGTCTCCGTCTCCCTCATCCCCTCCGCCCGCTTCGTCCCCGGACGCCGTCGTGGCCGCGCTGCGCGCCGCCGGCTGCGTCTTCGCCGAGGACGAGGCCGAGCTGATCCTCGACGCCGCCCGCACCCCGCGCGACGTCGCCGCGATGGTCCGGCGCCGGGCGGCCGGACTGCCCCTCGAACTCGTCGTCGGCTGGGCCAAGTTCCACGGCCGGCGCATCACCGTGGAACCGGGTGTCTTCGTCCCCCGCCGCCGCACCGAGTTCCTCGTCGAACAGGCGCTGGCGCAGTCCCCCGCGGCGGCCGTCGTCGTGGACCTGTGCTGCGGCTCGGGCGCCGTCGGCGCGGCCCTGGCGGCCGGACTCGGCGACGTCGCCCTGCACGCCGCCGACATCGATCCGGCCGCGGTGCGCTGCGCCCGCCGCAACGTCGCCCCACTGGGGGGACAGGTCCACCGGGGCGACCTGTTCGAGGCGCTCCCCGAAGAGCTGCGGGGCCGTGTCGACATCCTCGCGGCCAACGTGCCGTACGTGCCCAGCGACGAGATCGGACTGCTGCCCCCGGAGGCCCGCGACCACGAACCGCGGGTCGCGCTCGACGGCGGCGCGGACGGCCTCGACGTGCTCCGCAGGGTCGCCGCCGGGGCGCCCGGATGGCTCGCGCCCGGCGGCTGCCTCCTGGTGGAGACCGGCCGCGGCCAGGCGCCCGCCGCCGTCGACGCCTTCACCACCGCCGGACTGCGGACCCGCCTGGCGGTCTGCGAGGAGCGGTACGCCCATGTCGTGGTCGGCGTCCAGCCGTAG
- a CDS encoding SpoIIE family protein phosphatase — MSAAGSPPADGDGPVRGPVRPSGLLDVLRVASVVLDTEGRIVLWSPQAEELFGYSAREALGQYAARIMVHEQHLDLVVKLFADVMRTGRSWAGAFPIRRKDGGTRLVEFRNMRLLDDRGEVYALGLAVDQATVRRLEQDVALSTRIVAQSPIGLAVLSADLRYVSVNPALEQINGLTAADHLGRTIREVLPLVDADAIEDIARQVLDTGRPVVDQSMTGRTPADPEEDRAWSVSLYRLENALGSVLGVAVSVVDITEQYRASLEAETARRRLAVIADASARIGTALDLDRTAGELADVAVPELADAAAVDLLDAVVQGRRSTLGPAEPAVIRALAVRWVDSPDVPEAADPPGRVTRYAPDRLITQCVRTGLPVMVPQVKDEDLARIARSPEAAELLARAGVHSYLAVPLIARGEVLGALDLIRTRNPRPFDEDDLLLARELASRAAVHIDNARWYQNARDTALTLQRSLLPSHPPVTGGLEVASRYQPAGATSEVGGDWFDVIPLEGGRTALVVGDVMGSGIPAAATMGRLRTATHTLASLNLDPAVLLEHLDRITSGLDQAIATCVYVVHDPRERQCLIANAGHLPPARVRAGHAPELLDLPTGVPLGVGGVAFSTTAVELEPGDRLVLYTDGLVETRRHTLDERLDRLLTLLDHPGESLEEVCDLLLRTLHEPDNADDVALLIARATAPDA, encoded by the coding sequence ATGAGTGCAGCGGGGTCACCCCCGGCCGACGGCGACGGACCGGTGCGCGGGCCGGTGCGTCCCAGCGGCCTGCTCGACGTGCTGCGCGTGGCCTCGGTGGTCCTGGACACCGAGGGGCGGATCGTCCTGTGGAGCCCCCAGGCGGAGGAGCTGTTCGGCTACAGCGCGCGGGAGGCGCTGGGCCAGTACGCCGCCCGGATCATGGTGCATGAGCAGCACCTGGACCTCGTGGTGAAACTGTTCGCCGACGTCATGCGCACCGGCCGCAGCTGGGCCGGGGCCTTCCCCATCCGGCGCAAGGACGGCGGCACCCGGCTGGTGGAGTTCCGCAACATGCGGCTGCTGGACGACCGCGGGGAGGTGTACGCCCTCGGCCTCGCGGTGGACCAGGCGACCGTGCGCCGTCTGGAGCAGGACGTCGCCCTGTCCACCCGGATCGTCGCCCAGTCCCCCATCGGGCTGGCCGTGCTGAGCGCCGACCTGCGGTACGTCTCGGTCAATCCGGCGCTGGAGCAGATCAACGGCCTTACCGCCGCGGACCATCTGGGCCGCACGATCCGCGAGGTGCTGCCCCTGGTGGACGCCGACGCGATCGAGGACATCGCGCGCCAGGTGCTGGACACCGGACGCCCCGTCGTCGACCAATCCATGACCGGCCGCACCCCGGCCGATCCGGAGGAGGACCGCGCCTGGTCGGTCTCCCTGTACCGGCTGGAGAACGCGCTCGGCTCGGTGCTGGGGGTCGCCGTGTCGGTGGTGGACATCACCGAGCAGTACCGGGCGAGTCTGGAGGCCGAGACCGCCCGGCGCCGGCTGGCCGTGATCGCCGACGCCTCCGCCCGGATCGGCACCGCCCTGGACCTGGACCGCACGGCGGGCGAGCTCGCCGACGTGGCCGTCCCCGAGCTGGCCGACGCGGCGGCGGTGGATCTGCTGGACGCGGTGGTGCAGGGCCGCCGCAGCACCCTCGGCCCCGCCGAGCCGGCGGTGATCCGGGCGCTCGCGGTCCGCTGGGTGGACTCCCCCGATGTGCCGGAGGCGGCCGATCCGCCGGGCCGGGTGACCCGGTACGCACCGGACCGGCTGATCACCCAGTGCGTCCGCACCGGGCTGCCCGTGATGGTGCCGCAGGTGAAGGACGAGGACCTGGCGCGGATCGCCCGTTCGCCCGAGGCGGCCGAGCTGCTGGCCCGGGCGGGCGTCCACTCGTACCTGGCGGTGCCGCTGATCGCCCGCGGGGAGGTACTGGGCGCGCTCGACCTCATCCGCACCCGCAACCCCCGTCCGTTCGACGAGGACGACCTGCTGCTCGCGCGGGAGCTGGCGTCCCGCGCGGCCGTCCACATCGACAACGCCCGCTGGTACCAGAACGCCCGCGACACCGCCCTCACCCTGCAGCGCAGTCTGCTGCCGAGCCATCCGCCCGTCACGGGCGGGCTCGAGGTCGCCTCCCGCTACCAGCCTGCGGGCGCCACCAGCGAGGTGGGCGGCGACTGGTTCGACGTGATCCCGCTGGAGGGCGGCAGGACCGCCCTGGTCGTGGGCGACGTGATGGGCAGCGGCATCCCCGCGGCGGCCACCATGGGCCGACTGCGCACGGCGACCCACACCCTGGCCTCCCTCAACCTCGATCCGGCCGTGCTCCTGGAGCACCTGGACCGGATCACCAGCGGCCTGGACCAGGCCATCGCCACGTGCGTGTACGTCGTCCACGACCCCCGTGAGCGCCAGTGCCTCATCGCCAACGCCGGGCATCTGCCGCCGGCCCGGGTCCGTGCCGGACACGCCCCCGAACTGCTCGATCTGCCCACCGGGGTGCCGCTGGGCGTGGGCGGTGTCGCGTTCTCCACGACCGCCGTCGAGCTGGAGCCGGGCGACCGGCTGGTCCTCTACACCGACGGTCTCGTCGAGACGCGCCGGCACACACTGGACGAGCGCCTGGACCGGCTGCTCACCCTGCTGGACCACCCCGGCGAGTCTCTGGAGGAGGTCTGCGACCTCCTCCTGCGCACCCTGCACGAACCCGACAACGCGGACGACGTGGCCCTGCTCATCGCCCGGGCGACAGCACCGGACGCCTGA
- a CDS encoding NADPH-dependent 2,4-dienoyl-CoA reductase: MSRYPHLLTPLDLGFTTLPNRVLMGSMHVGLEEAEGGFSRMAEFYAARARGGVGLIVTGGIAPNDEGRPYEGGARLTTGAEAEQHRTVTEAVHREGGRIAMQILHFGRYAYHRDLVAPSPIQAPISPFPPRELTDAEVERTVDDYARAARLARQAGYDGVEIMGSEGYLINEFIAAGTNHRTDRWGGSYENRMRFPVEIVRRVREAVGEDFIVIYRLSMLDLVPGGSTLDEVITLARAVEAAGATIINTGIGWHEARIPTIATSVPRGAYTWVTQRLMGEVSVPLVTTNRINTPELAEQLLAEGRADMVSMARPMLADPDFVAKAADGRPEAINTCIGCNQACLDHTFSGQITSCLVNPRACHETELVLAPTRRRKRIAVVGAGPAGLACAVSAAERGHDVTLFDAASEIGGQLNVARKVPGKQEFDETLRYFRTRLAELAVDVRLDTRVTAADVTGHDEVVVATGVTPRVPDIPGIDHPSVLGYLDVLRDGAPVGDRVAVLGAGGIGFDVAEFLTDGGDKAHEDPETYFRQWGVDLDYRAAGGLAAPERPAPPRTVHLLQRKTTKVGAGLGKTTGWIHRTELRHRGVTMVPGVRYDRIDDAGLHVTVDGESTVLEVDTIVLCTGQEPRRDLYEELLAAGAPVHLIGGADVAAELDAKRAIKQGTELAAAL, from the coding sequence ATGAGCCGTTACCCCCATCTGCTGACCCCGCTCGACCTGGGCTTCACCACCCTGCCCAACCGGGTCCTCATGGGCTCCATGCACGTCGGCCTGGAGGAGGCCGAGGGCGGCTTCTCCCGCATGGCCGAGTTCTACGCCGCCCGCGCCCGCGGCGGCGTGGGCCTCATCGTCACCGGCGGCATCGCCCCCAACGACGAGGGACGGCCCTACGAGGGCGGTGCCCGGCTCACCACCGGCGCCGAGGCCGAGCAGCACCGGACCGTCACCGAGGCCGTGCACCGCGAGGGCGGACGCATCGCGATGCAGATCCTCCACTTCGGCCGGTACGCCTACCACCGCGACCTGGTCGCCCCCAGCCCGATCCAGGCGCCCATCAGCCCCTTCCCGCCGCGTGAGCTCACCGACGCCGAGGTCGAGCGCACCGTCGACGACTACGCCCGCGCCGCCCGCCTCGCCCGGCAGGCCGGCTACGACGGCGTGGAGATCATGGGCTCCGAGGGCTACCTGATCAACGAGTTCATCGCCGCCGGGACCAACCACCGCACCGACCGCTGGGGCGGCTCCTACGAGAACCGCATGCGCTTCCCCGTCGAGATCGTCCGCAGGGTCCGTGAGGCCGTCGGCGAGGACTTCATCGTCATCTACCGGCTCTCCATGCTGGACCTGGTGCCCGGCGGCTCCACCCTGGACGAGGTGATCACGCTGGCCAGGGCCGTCGAGGCGGCCGGCGCCACCATCATCAACACCGGCATCGGCTGGCACGAGGCCCGCATCCCCACCATCGCCACCTCCGTGCCGCGCGGTGCGTACACCTGGGTGACGCAGCGGCTCATGGGCGAGGTGTCGGTCCCGCTGGTCACGACCAACCGCATCAACACCCCCGAACTCGCCGAGCAGCTGCTCGCCGAGGGCCGCGCGGACATGGTGTCGATGGCCCGCCCAATGCTCGCCGACCCCGATTTCGTCGCCAAGGCCGCCGACGGCCGCCCGGAGGCCATCAACACCTGCATCGGCTGCAACCAGGCCTGCCTCGACCACACCTTCAGCGGGCAGATCACCTCCTGCCTGGTCAACCCGCGCGCCTGCCACGAGACCGAACTGGTGCTGGCCCCCACCCGCCGCCGCAAGCGGATCGCGGTCGTCGGCGCGGGACCGGCCGGCCTCGCCTGCGCGGTGAGCGCCGCCGAGCGCGGCCACGACGTGACCCTGTTCGACGCCGCGAGCGAGATCGGCGGGCAGCTCAACGTGGCCCGCAAGGTCCCCGGCAAGCAGGAGTTCGACGAGACCCTGCGCTACTTCCGCACCCGCCTCGCCGAACTGGCCGTGGACGTCCGCCTCGACACCCGCGTCACCGCCGCCGACGTCACCGGCCACGACGAGGTCGTCGTCGCCACCGGCGTCACCCCGCGCGTCCCCGACATCCCCGGCATCGACCACCCCAGCGTGCTCGGCTACCTCGACGTGCTCCGCGACGGCGCCCCCGTCGGCGACCGCGTGGCGGTCCTCGGGGCGGGCGGCATCGGCTTCGACGTCGCCGAGTTCCTCACCGACGGCGGCGACAAGGCGCACGAGGACCCCGAGACGTACTTCCGCCAGTGGGGCGTCGACCTCGACTACCGCGCCGCCGGCGGCCTCGCCGCGCCCGAGCGCCCGGCCCCGCCGCGCACCGTCCACCTGCTCCAGCGCAAGACGACCAAGGTCGGCGCCGGACTGGGCAAGACCACCGGCTGGATCCACCGCACCGAACTCCGGCACCGCGGCGTCACCATGGTCCCGGGAGTGCGCTACGACCGGATCGACGACGCCGGACTGCACGTCACGGTCGACGGCGAGAGCACCGTCCTGGAGGTCGACACCATCGTGCTGTGCACCGGCCAGGAGCCGCGCCGCGACCTCTACGAGGAACTCCTCGCCGCCGGGGCGCCCGTGCACCTGATCGGCGGAGCCGACGTGGCCGCCGAACTGGACGCCAAGCGCGCCATCAAGCAGGGCACGGAGCTGGCGGCGGCGCTGTAG
- a CDS encoding PadR family transcriptional regulator, whose product MSLPHAILTALLEKPSSGLELTRRFDKSIAYFWSATHQQIYRELGKLEAEGLIRALPSDQPARGQKREYEVLPAGRDELARWTAASQDPKPLRDVTLLRLRAAAVVGTTGLEADLRRHRELHERQLATYLEIEQRDFPPGKDGPEDRLRHLVLRAGIDLETFWTQWLDHALSEFARLPEPDGPGRPGARET is encoded by the coding sequence ATGTCACTCCCGCACGCGATCCTCACCGCCCTGCTCGAGAAGCCGTCGTCGGGGCTGGAGCTGACCCGCCGGTTCGACAAGTCGATCGCCTACTTCTGGTCCGCGACGCACCAGCAGATCTACCGCGAGCTGGGAAAACTGGAGGCCGAGGGCCTGATCCGGGCCCTGCCCTCCGACCAGCCGGCCCGGGGGCAGAAGCGGGAGTACGAGGTGCTGCCCGCGGGGCGGGACGAACTGGCCCGCTGGACCGCCGCCTCCCAGGACCCCAAGCCGCTCAGGGATGTGACGCTGCTGCGGCTGAGGGCGGCGGCGGTCGTCGGCACGACGGGCCTGGAAGCCGATCTGCGGCGCCACCGCGAGCTGCACGAACGGCAGCTGGCGACGTACCTGGAGATCGAGCAGCGCGACTTCCCGCCCGGCAAGGACGGGCCGGAGGACCGGCTGCGGCATCTGGTGCTGCGGGCCGGCATCGACCTGGAGACCTTCTGGACCCAGTGGCTCGACCACGCGCTGTCGGAGTTCGCCCGCCTGCCGGAGCCGGACGGCCCCGGACGGCCGGGCGCCCGGGAGACCTGA